A window of the Odocoileus virginianus isolate 20LAN1187 ecotype Illinois chromosome 20, Ovbor_1.2, whole genome shotgun sequence genome harbors these coding sequences:
- the CHMP1A gene encoding charged multivesicular body protein 1a, which yields MDDTLFQLKFTAKQLEKLAKKAEKDSKSEQAKVKKALQQKNVECARVYAENAIRKKNEGVNWLRMASRVDAVASKVQTAVTMKGVTKNMAQVTKALDRALSTMDLQKVSAVMDRFEQQVQNLDVHTSVMEDSMSSATTLTTPQEQVDSLILQIAEENGLEVLDQLSQLPEGASAVGESSVRSQEDQLSRRLAALRN from the exons ACACCCTGTTCCAGCTGAAG TTCACGGCGAAGCAGCTGGAGAAGTTGGCCAAGAAGGCGGAGAAGGACTCCAAGTCAGAGCAGGCCAAGGTGAAGAAG GCCCTTCAGCAGAAGAATGTAGAGTGTGCACGTGTGTATGCTGAGAACGCCATTCGCAAAAAGAATGAAGGTGTGAACTGGCTCCGCATGGCGTCCCGCGTGGATGCCGTGGCCTCTAAGGTGCAGACAGCTGTGACCATGAAGGGG GTGACCAAGAACATGGCGCAGGTGACCAAAGCCCTGGACCGGGCACTCAGCACCATGGACCTGCAGAAAGTCTCTGCGGTGATGGACAGATTCGAGCAGCAGGTGCAGAACCTGGATGTACACACGTCG GTGATGGAAGACTCCATGAGCTCGGCCACCACGCTGACCACGCCACAGGAGCAGGTGGACAGCCTCATCCTGCAGATCGCAGAGGAGAACGGCCTGGAGGTGCTGGACCAGCTCAGCCAGCTGCCCGAGGGTGCCTCTGCTGTGGGCGAGAGCTCCGTGCGCAGCCAGGAGGATCAGCTGTCCCGGAG GTTGGCCGCCCTGAGGAATTAG